The genomic region TACCATTGGTGGAAAAGACTGGGCACATCACTGTTTTTAGTCGAAATTATGGAGGCTGATGCCCTTATGCCCCCAACTAAGGAAGAGGTCTGATATCACGAAAGGGCGCCACGAGGTGATTTAGTGACTAAAAGTTACTAAAACCACCCTGCCCTGCCGTGTCTCGGTAAGCACATGAGACAGGGGATAGTTACAAAAACGATTTTCAGAGTTAAGTGTGACCTTAAGGGTTCATGGGGTTTAAACAGAGCCACTATTTGTAAAAAGGTTCGCGCAACGAGACTGCTTTTTCAAACAATGCTTCAAGCTCCTTACCGCTCTTCCCGCGGATATCAATATGATTATCCGTACGAAGAAGGCAGGGTTTGAGTTTCCCGTCAGAAGTCACCCGGAGGCGATTGCAGAACGCACAGAATTCAGTATTATGCAGCGGGCGGACAACTTCCACTTCTGCCCCGTCAAGGCAGTATTTTTTCCGGTGATGCATCCTCCGGGTAATGATCTGTTTTGAACGGGCAGCAAGTGAGTCTTCAAGAATATTGAGATCGCCATGATTGGTGCATTCATTGAAGTGCATCAGCTCGATCAACTGGAGAACAAGATTCCGGTTTCCCCGGACAAACGCAAGGAAATCATCGATCTCATGATCGTTGATACCGGCAAGTACAACCATGTTCAGTTTTACCGGTGTGAGTCCCGTTTCCAGTGCTGCGGTAATGCCTTCCAGCACATCATCAAGTTTGTCCGTACCGGTAATTTTTTTGTAGGTATCATGGTTCAGGCTGTCGATACTCACATTTACCCTGCGCATTCCTGCCTGCTTGAGATCAGCGGCAAGTGCTGCAAGACAGGTACCATTGGTAGTTATCGATGATTCCATACCATCAGGAACAGACCTGATAATCTCCAGAAGATCCGGCCGGAGCATGGGTTCCCCTCCGGTAAATTTCACGCTGCGGATACCGAAATGTGCACCCACGCGTAATATTTCTGCGAGTTCCCCGGCGGACAGTGGTTCTTTTGGTGCTTTTTCCCCCTCCCGGTGACAGTATATGCAGGAGAGGTTACACTTCGGGGTAAGACTGATCCGCAGGTTGCTCACCGGGCGATTGAAGGGGTCTTTGAGGGTCATGATACTGTTCAGCCAATAAAGTTTTTTGCAACAATATAGAGCTCGGTGCTCCCTTTCCGGGTGGACTGGGTCATGCAGGTTTTCACGGCATAGAATTTTGTCTTGCAGTCCGCATAGAATTCAGGAAAGTCCGTCCCCTGGAATGATTTCACCACAAAATTGCCGCCCGGTTTTAAGACTTTGCAGGCAAATGCAAGTGCCTGCTCATTCAGCTCAATAATCCGTGCCTGGTCGTAACTCCTGTGACCGGAGAGTTTTGGTGCCGCGTCGCAAAGTACGATACTTACAACACCCAGACTTGATTTGACCTGCTCTACAACCGCGGGATCATTGATATCGCCTTCAATTGTTTCAACACCCTCAAGTTCCGCTATCGGGTTGAGATCAATACCAATGATACGGGCATCCGTAAGTGTCCGTTCAATCTGAAGCCAGCTTCCGGGGGCCGCACCAAGATCTACGATGTTGTCATCCGGTCGTATGACTGCAAATTTTTTCTGGATTTCCATCAGCTTATAGGCTGCCCGTGAACGGTAGCCTTCGTGTTTTGACCGAAGATATGTTTTATCTTGTCCCCATTGTGAACCCATTGTCTGTATCGTTCCCCTATACAAGTCCGGGTTAAACCCAAAACGCTATAATTAAAGTATGACGATATACTGTATAAGATAGATTGTTAAGGGGTACGCGATGTTAAAAGCTACGATTGATGCAGATATTTTCAGGGAATTCATCGATGCGATCTCGGCTCTCATCCCGGAGTGCCGGCTGCATACGGACGAGAATGGTATATCCACGCGGGCTGTTGATACCGCGAATGTTGCGATGATCGGCCTTACGCTCAAGAAAGAAGCGTTCGATTCATTCAGCGCGACAAACAGCCAGATTGGCATTGATATATCCAAAATGAAGAATATCTTTGGCATGGCAGGAAAGGGCGACTTGATCAGCCTTGAACTTGGGGATAATGCCCAGAAGATGTCGGTTTCAGTGCATGGATACCACTACTCGATTACGCTCCTTGATGTGAATACCATACGAAAGGATCCCAACCCCCCGACCATCAGTCTTCCGGGAAAGATCGTGATTGCCGGCGATGATTTTAACAATGCCATGAAAGCGGCAGCGGTAATATCCGATAAGATCGCGCTTGGAATTAACGTAAAAGACCAGACCTTTTACCTGGTTGCTGAAGGAGATACCGATCATATACGGCGCGAGTTCTCAAAGGATGAACTCAAATCCCTCACCCCCGTTGAGGCCCGCTCGCTCTTTTCCCTTGATTATTTAAAAGACATGGGAAAAGTTATGGCCAGGGCCGCAGAGGTTGAAATTTACCTGGGTATTGATCACCCGGTAAGGTTCTCGTTTGACATTGCCGGTGGCAACGGGCATGTCGAATACCTCCTTGCACCCCGGATAGAGGCTGATTGATGGATTTTTCCCCATCTGCAAAGGAACTTTCCCATTTTCCCTTTTTAAAAAAAGCCCAGGACCATATCAAGGGTCGCTTTTCATCGCTGGATTTTCTGTTTACGGATAAAAAAGGCGAGGCACTGATTGAACGCGCACTCGATCGCATCCAGGATGCTATCACCATAAAAAAAACCATTGTTCCGGAAATTACCGGTTCGGCCGATGATGAAATTGCCGGGTATGCTCTTGCCCGGATCATTGTCTCCTGTGTTCATGACAAAACACTCATTGACCGGCTCACGCGCTACGAGGCAGAGCGGGCGTATTTTTTTCTTGTCAATGAAGAAGAGTGGAACCAGAATTACCATGGTGATGGTGAATACTCCCGCTTATGTATTGCGATTGCACATGAGCTGGGAATCCAGATAACAAAAGACCGTATTCCGCTTGTCGATTATGTCGAACTGGTTGCACCCCTTCACCAGGACCGGTTTAATCTGGTAAACCGTAGGCTTGAACATGGTTTTGTGGATATAAAAAAGGATGAACGATACGAATTGCTCCGGGAACGCATCCGCGTACTCCTGCGCAGGGATCTCCCGCGAAAGGTCCCCTCCTCAATCTGCGAAAAACTCGCACCCAATGTTGCCCAGCTCAAAAAAGTGTACCAGGAAAAGATGCTCCAGCAGTTCGGTGCTGTTGAGGAGAGTTCATTTCCTCCCTGTATGCAGGCACTTATTACAGCGCTCACTGCGGGTACAAATCTTACCCATGCCGGCCGCTTTGCTCTTACTACCTATCTCCACACGATTGGCATGGATGCCAATGCGATTGGCCAGCTCTATGCCCGATCACCGGATTTCGATCTTGAAAAGACCATGTACCAGGTTGAACATATTACCGGCAGGGGAGGGTCGGGAACTGAGTACACTACTCCAGCCTGTGCAGCCATGCGCACAACCGGGCTGTGTATTCACAGCGATGCCTTATGTGAAAAGGTCAACCACCCGCTCAGTTATTACAAGGCTAAAAAGAGAGACCGGTCAAAGGATTCTTTCAAAAAGACCGGGGAGCAATCTGCGATGCCACCTAAGCAATCTTCTCGTTAACGAGATATCCTGCTCCGGAAAGAAAGAGGATAAAGACAATTATTGCTGCAATGTAAGCGATACTCGCAGTCATCACCAGGGGTAATACGGCAAGCAATGCAATCAGGATCAAAAAGGCAATTAAACCTATGATCACATCAAGAAGTCGGGCATCCATCAGCTAAATTTTCGTTGCAGAAGGATATAGGCTTAACCGATTTTCTGCGCGGGTTGGGTGCAATTATGAGACATCATTAAGGCTCGTCCCACCCATTTTCTTACTGGCATGCACAATCCGGCACATCAACGAAATGAGATTCTTAACCGGCTTGAGCTGGCAGTCACTTACCTGAAAGACTCGATGAGTATCCAACTCGTTCCGGAAAGTGGGGCTTCTGTCGGGTATGCAATACCAGGGGCACGGGATAGTAACGGAGTTGCGGCGGTTCCGGGTGGGATGGTCATCTCTGACGGGAAAGTTACTGCCCTCCATCCATGCGCGTTTGGTGCAGATGAACCCTGCGCGCGTATCATTCTGACAGCAATGAAGTCCGATCCATGCATACGGAGCGCCGCGACCATCAGGTTCTCAGAAAACGTGCTTGCCGTGTTTGAAGCGATGCTCCTGGAATGCATACCCCTGGATCACACCCGGAAAGCTCCGGGAATAAGCACAATGGACTGGGGTATTGCATCCAGCTGCAACGACGGTGTACCTGATATTATTTATGATACTGGCGGGAAAAATAAACCGGGAATTATCCATATTTTTGGCGAGGATCCTGTCGTCGTTGCAAACAATATTATTATCTGTTCAAACCGCATTTAACGTATAGAACTTTGAGGAATCGTACATGGGAATCAAACCGTCATACATTAAAAACCTCGGTACCGCAATTCTGGCCAAGCAGCGAGAGTACTTCACGAACAACTTCGATGAGAACAAGGTACAACTGGGTGCTTCAGCAATTATCGAAAGCAAGCGTGTCCGGAACCGCGTCGCCGGCTACATCACAAGAAAAATAAATACCAAAAGACGCTCATAACCTATTTCATGTTTGAAGGTGTCCTTCCGGCAATTATTACCCCTTTTAAACGAAACTCTGCGATGGGCCTTGATATTCAGGGTCTTGAACGCAACATTGAGTTTCTTCTTTCCTGTGGTATTCATGGGATTGTTCCGTGTGGATCGACGGGTGAATCTGCAACGCTTACGTTTGAGGAGCACGAGAAGGTTATCGAGATTACCGTCGATAAGGTCAAGGGCCGGATTCCGGTAATCGCCGGCACCGGATCCAACAACACAGCAGAAGCGGTAAAGTTGACAAAGGCTGCAAAGGACATCGGTGCGGATGGGGTGCTTGTCATCAGTCCGTATTACAACAAGCCAAACCGTTCCGGGCTCATCAAGCATTATACAAAACTGGCGGATATCGATATTCCGGTCATTATGTATAATGTTCCGGGAAGAACCGGCCAGAATCTTGAACCCGATCTCGTTGCCGAGCTTGCCCGGCACCCGAATATCGTTGCTATCAAGGAAGCCAGTGGCAATATCAGCCAGATCTCAAGAATCATTGAAGATACGCAGGATGATGAATTTGCTGTTATCTCCGGCGATGACAACATCACCCTCCCGATCATGGCCCTCGGAGGTTCTGGGGTAATATCCGTTGCTGCGAATGTGGATCCCCGGCGCATGGTGGCCATGTATGAAGCCATGAAACATGGCGATTATCAGAAGGCACTTGTCCTGCATTTTGCCTTGTCCCCGCTCTTCCGGTCGATGTTCATCGACACCAACCCCATTCCGGTGAAAAAAGCCGTGGAACTGC from Methanoregula sp. harbors:
- the moaA gene encoding GTP 3',8-cyclase MoaA, with amino-acid sequence MTLKDPFNRPVSNLRISLTPKCNLSCIYCHREGEKAPKEPLSAGELAEILRVGAHFGIRSVKFTGGEPMLRPDLLEIIRSVPDGMESSITTNGTCLAALAADLKQAGMRRVNVSIDSLNHDTYKKITGTDKLDDVLEGITAALETGLTPVKLNMVVLAGINDHEIDDFLAFVRGNRNLVLQLIELMHFNECTNHGDLNILEDSLAARSKQIITRRMHHRKKYCLDGAEVEVVRPLHNTEFCAFCNRLRVTSDGKLKPCLLRTDNHIDIRGKSGKELEALFEKAVSLREPFYK
- a CDS encoding RlmE family RNA methyltransferase; amino-acid sequence: MGSQWGQDKTYLRSKHEGYRSRAAYKLMEIQKKFAVIRPDDNIVDLGAAPGSWLQIERTLTDARIIGIDLNPIAELEGVETIEGDINDPAVVEQVKSSLGVVSIVLCDAAPKLSGHRSYDQARIIELNEQALAFACKVLKPGGNFVVKSFQGTDFPEFYADCKTKFYAVKTCMTQSTRKGSTELYIVAKNFIG
- a CDS encoding DNA polymerase sliding clamp produces the protein MLKATIDADIFREFIDAISALIPECRLHTDENGISTRAVDTANVAMIGLTLKKEAFDSFSATNSQIGIDISKMKNIFGMAGKGDLISLELGDNAQKMSVSVHGYHYSITLLDVNTIRKDPNPPTISLPGKIVIAGDDFNNAMKAAAVISDKIALGINVKDQTFYLVAEGDTDHIRREFSKDELKSLTPVEARSLFSLDYLKDMGKVMARAAEVEIYLGIDHPVRFSFDIAGGNGHVEYLLAPRIEAD
- the priL gene encoding DNA primase regulatory subunit PriL, giving the protein MDFSPSAKELSHFPFLKKAQDHIKGRFSSLDFLFTDKKGEALIERALDRIQDAITIKKTIVPEITGSADDEIAGYALARIIVSCVHDKTLIDRLTRYEAERAYFFLVNEEEWNQNYHGDGEYSRLCIAIAHELGIQITKDRIPLVDYVELVAPLHQDRFNLVNRRLEHGFVDIKKDERYELLRERIRVLLRRDLPRKVPSSICEKLAPNVAQLKKVYQEKMLQQFGAVEESSFPPCMQALITALTAGTNLTHAGRFALTTYLHTIGMDANAIGQLYARSPDFDLEKTMYQVEHITGRGGSGTEYTTPACAAMRTTGLCIHSDALCEKVNHPLSYYKAKKRDRSKDSFKKTGEQSAMPPKQSSR
- a CDS encoding thiamine-phosphate synthase family protein, with protein sequence MHNPAHQRNEILNRLELAVTYLKDSMSIQLVPESGASVGYAIPGARDSNGVAAVPGGMVISDGKVTALHPCAFGADEPCARIILTAMKSDPCIRSAATIRFSENVLAVFEAMLLECIPLDHTRKAPGISTMDWGIASSCNDGVPDIIYDTGGKNKPGIIHIFGEDPVVVANNIIICSNRI
- a CDS encoding 30S ribosomal protein S17e, translating into MGIKPSYIKNLGTAILAKQREYFTNNFDENKVQLGASAIIESKRVRNRVAGYITRKINTKRRS
- the dapA gene encoding 4-hydroxy-tetrahydrodipicolinate synthase codes for the protein MFEGVLPAIITPFKRNSAMGLDIQGLERNIEFLLSCGIHGIVPCGSTGESATLTFEEHEKVIEITVDKVKGRIPVIAGTGSNNTAEAVKLTKAAKDIGADGVLVISPYYNKPNRSGLIKHYTKLADIDIPVIMYNVPGRTGQNLEPDLVAELARHPNIVAIKEASGNISQISRIIEDTQDDEFAVISGDDNITLPIMALGGSGVISVAANVDPRRMVAMYEAMKHGDYQKALVLHFALSPLFRSMFIDTNPIPVKKAVELLGMAGGPVRLPLDELDIKKIEQLKKVLATIPAQSGAKRAVTAKKPAKPITGAKKPVTAKRTR